The following proteins are encoded in a genomic region of Cervus elaphus chromosome 15, mCerEla1.1, whole genome shotgun sequence:
- the PRXL2A gene encoding peroxiredoxin-like 2A isoform X3, producing MGMWSIGAGAIGAAALALLLANTDMFLAKPQKAALEYLEDIDLKTLEKDAVTFKAKALWEKNGAVIMAVRRPGCFLCREEAADLSSLKSRLDELDVPLYAVVKEHIKNEVKDFQPYFKGEIFLDEEKKFYGPQRRKMVFMGFVRLGVWRNFFRAWNGGFSGNLEGEGFILGGVFVMGPGKQGILLEHREKEFGDKVNLTSVLEAARKIKPQTSASVEK from the exons ATGGGAATGTGGTCCATTGGTGCGGGGGCCATTGGAGCTGCTGCCTTGGCACTGCTCCTGGCCAACACAGACATGTTTCTGGCCAAGCCCCAGAAAGCAGCATTGGAGTATCTGGAGGACATAGACCTGAAAACACTGGAGAAGG aTGCAGTAACTTTTAAAGCGAAGGCACTCTGGGAGAAGAATGGAGCTGTGATTATGGCTGTGCGGAGGCCAGGCTGCTTCCTCTGTCGGGAG GAGGCTGCAGATTTGTCCTCCCTGAAGTCCAGGTTGGACGAGCTGGACGTCCCCCTCTATGCAGTGGTAAAGGAGCACATCAAGAATGAAGTTAAGGacttccagccttatttcaaagGAGAAATCTTCCTGGATGAAGAG AAAAAGTTCTATGGCCCACAGAGACGAAAGATGGTGTTCATGGGATTTGTCCGTCTGGGCGTCTGGAGAAACTTCTTCCGGGCCTGGAATGGAGGCTTTTCTGGGAACCTTGAAGGCGAGGGCTTCATCCTTGGGGGAGTCTTTGTGATGGGACCAGGAAAGCAG GGCATTCTTCTCGAGCACCGAGAAAAAGAATTTGGAGACAAAGTAAACCTGACTTCTGTTCTGGAAGCTGCTAGGAAGATCAAACCACAGACTTCAGCCTCAGTGGAAAAATGA
- the PRXL2A gene encoding peroxiredoxin-like 2A isoform X2, which produces MVDEMSFLQDPSFFSMGMWSIGAGAIGAAALALLLANTDMFLAKPQKAALEYLEDIDLKTLEKDAVTFKAKALWEKNGAVIMAVRRPGCFLCREEAADLSSLKSRLDELDVPLYAVVKEHIKNEVKDFQPYFKGEIFLDEEKKFYGPQRRKMVFMGFVRLGVWRNFFRAWNGGFSGNLEGEGFILGGVFVMGPGKQGILLEHREKEFGDKVNLTSVLEAARKIKPQTSASVEK; this is translated from the exons AAATGTCTTTCCTCCAGGATCCCAGTTTCTTCAGCATGGGAATGTGGTCCATTGGTGCGGGGGCCATTGGAGCTGCTGCCTTGGCACTGCTCCTGGCCAACACAGACATGTTTCTGGCCAAGCCCCAGAAAGCAGCATTGGAGTATCTGGAGGACATAGACCTGAAAACACTGGAGAAGG aTGCAGTAACTTTTAAAGCGAAGGCACTCTGGGAGAAGAATGGAGCTGTGATTATGGCTGTGCGGAGGCCAGGCTGCTTCCTCTGTCGGGAG GAGGCTGCAGATTTGTCCTCCCTGAAGTCCAGGTTGGACGAGCTGGACGTCCCCCTCTATGCAGTGGTAAAGGAGCACATCAAGAATGAAGTTAAGGacttccagccttatttcaaagGAGAAATCTTCCTGGATGAAGAG AAAAAGTTCTATGGCCCACAGAGACGAAAGATGGTGTTCATGGGATTTGTCCGTCTGGGCGTCTGGAGAAACTTCTTCCGGGCCTGGAATGGAGGCTTTTCTGGGAACCTTGAAGGCGAGGGCTTCATCCTTGGGGGAGTCTTTGTGATGGGACCAGGAAAGCAG GGCATTCTTCTCGAGCACCGAGAAAAAGAATTTGGAGACAAAGTAAACCTGACTTCTGTTCTGGAAGCTGCTAGGAAGATCAAACCACAGACTTCAGCCTCAGTGGAAAAATGA
- the PRXL2A gene encoding peroxiredoxin-like 2A isoform X1, which translates to MSFLQDPSFFSMGMWSIGAGAIGAAALALLLANTDMFLAKPQKAALEYLEDIDLKTLEKDAVTFKAKALWEKNGAVIMAVRRPGCFLCREEAADLSSLKSRLDELDVPLYAVVKEHIKNEVKDFQPYFKGEIFLDEEKKFYGPQRRKMVFMGFVRLGVWRNFFRAWNGGFSGNLEGEGFILGGVFVMGPGKQGILLEHREKEFGDKVNLTSVLEAARKIKPQTSASVEK; encoded by the exons ATGTCTTTCCTCCAGGATCCCAGTTTCTTCAGCATGGGAATGTGGTCCATTGGTGCGGGGGCCATTGGAGCTGCTGCCTTGGCACTGCTCCTGGCCAACACAGACATGTTTCTGGCCAAGCCCCAGAAAGCAGCATTGGAGTATCTGGAGGACATAGACCTGAAAACACTGGAGAAGG aTGCAGTAACTTTTAAAGCGAAGGCACTCTGGGAGAAGAATGGAGCTGTGATTATGGCTGTGCGGAGGCCAGGCTGCTTCCTCTGTCGGGAG GAGGCTGCAGATTTGTCCTCCCTGAAGTCCAGGTTGGACGAGCTGGACGTCCCCCTCTATGCAGTGGTAAAGGAGCACATCAAGAATGAAGTTAAGGacttccagccttatttcaaagGAGAAATCTTCCTGGATGAAGAG AAAAAGTTCTATGGCCCACAGAGACGAAAGATGGTGTTCATGGGATTTGTCCGTCTGGGCGTCTGGAGAAACTTCTTCCGGGCCTGGAATGGAGGCTTTTCTGGGAACCTTGAAGGCGAGGGCTTCATCCTTGGGGGAGTCTTTGTGATGGGACCAGGAAAGCAG GGCATTCTTCTCGAGCACCGAGAAAAAGAATTTGGAGACAAAGTAAACCTGACTTCTGTTCTGGAAGCTGCTAGGAAGATCAAACCACAGACTTCAGCCTCAGTGGAAAAATGA